One Nocardia farcinica genomic region harbors:
- a CDS encoding DUF4333 domain-containing protein: protein MSGPYGPNDPGEGRNDPTQVWGGQQAPGGAGPTQQWGGQNPPSQPTQQWGDPNQQAQQQWSQTPGQPQQQWGQPAQPQQQWGQTPGQPQAQWGQPAPGQPGQPPQWGQPGQPQQQWGQPGQQPPRSGGGKKGLIIGLAAVGVLVLGGIVALVLLLTATDKLDQAAVQDGVKQVLTDSYGITDVSDVSCPSGQKVEVDATFECTLKVSGEQKKVNIKITKDDGTYEVGRPN, encoded by the coding sequence ATGAGCGGCCCGTACGGACCGAACGACCCCGGGGAGGGACGCAACGATCCCACCCAAGTGTGGGGCGGACAGCAGGCACCCGGTGGCGCGGGCCCGACCCAGCAGTGGGGTGGCCAGAACCCTCCGTCGCAGCCCACCCAGCAGTGGGGTGACCCGAACCAGCAGGCCCAGCAGCAGTGGTCGCAGACGCCGGGCCAGCCGCAGCAGCAGTGGGGTCAGCCCGCGCAGCCGCAGCAGCAGTGGGGCCAGACCCCGGGGCAGCCGCAGGCCCAGTGGGGTCAGCCTGCGCCGGGGCAGCCGGGTCAGCCGCCGCAGTGGGGTCAGCCCGGGCAGCCGCAGCAGCAGTGGGGTCAGCCGGGTCAGCAGCCGCCGCGTTCGGGTGGCGGCAAGAAGGGCCTGATCATCGGCCTGGCCGCGGTCGGCGTGCTGGTGCTCGGCGGCATCGTCGCCTTGGTGCTGCTGCTCACCGCCACCGACAAGCTGGACCAGGCCGCCGTCCAGGACGGGGTGAAGCAGGTCCTCACCGACTCCTACGGCATCACCGACGTCTCCGACGTCTCCTGCCCGTCCGGCCAGAAGGTCGAGGTCGACGCGACCTTCGAGTGCACCCTGAAGGTCAGCGGCGAGCAGAAGAAGGTCAACATCAAGATCACCAAGGACGATGGCACCTACGAGGTCGGCCGCCCCAACTGA
- a CDS encoding 5'-3' exonuclease, with product MTPAATTPAATTPGPLLLLDGASLWFRAFHAIPDKLTAPDGRSVNAVRGFTDMVASLITRFGPGRLVVALDLDWRPAFRVELVPSYKTHRLDPSGDPTAELVPDRLTPQVDMILDVLAAAGIATGGAAGLEADDVLGTLADRERDDDVVVVSGDRDLLQLVRDDPAPPVRVFYAGRGLAKAELFGPAEVSAKYGVPLENAGPAYADMATLRGDASDGLPGVPGIGDKSAATLISRFGSLEALCAAVEDADADLAPGVRAKLRAAEDYLKAAAPVVRVVRDATVDLSRPDTLPTEPADRDRLLDLGTRYNAESPVQRLIKAMAAPRG from the coding sequence GTGACCCCTGCTGCGACGACCCCCGCTGCGACAACGCCCGGCCCGCTGCTGTTGCTGGACGGCGCCAGTCTCTGGTTCCGCGCCTTCCACGCCATCCCGGACAAGCTCACCGCCCCCGACGGGCGGTCGGTCAACGCGGTGCGCGGCTTCACCGACATGGTCGCCTCGCTGATCACCCGATTCGGGCCGGGCAGGCTGGTCGTCGCGCTCGACCTGGACTGGCGGCCCGCCTTCCGGGTCGAGCTGGTGCCCTCCTACAAGACCCACCGCCTCGACCCCTCCGGCGACCCGACCGCCGAACTGGTGCCCGACCGGCTCACCCCCCAGGTGGACATGATCCTGGACGTGCTCGCCGCCGCGGGCATCGCCACCGGCGGCGCCGCCGGGCTCGAGGCCGACGACGTGCTCGGCACCCTCGCCGACCGGGAACGCGACGACGATGTGGTGGTCGTCAGCGGCGACCGCGACCTGCTGCAACTGGTCCGCGACGACCCCGCCCCGCCGGTGCGCGTGTTCTACGCCGGACGCGGCCTGGCCAAAGCCGAGCTGTTCGGCCCCGCCGAGGTGTCGGCCAAGTACGGTGTGCCGCTGGAGAACGCCGGCCCCGCCTACGCCGACATGGCGACCCTGCGCGGCGACGCCTCCGACGGGCTGCCCGGCGTGCCCGGGATCGGCGACAAGTCGGCGGCCACGCTGATCTCCCGCTTCGGGTCGCTGGAGGCGCTGTGCGCGGCCGTCGAGGACGCCGACGCCGACCTCGCTCCCGGCGTCCGCGCGAAACTCCGTGCCGCCGAGGACTATCTGAAAGCCGCCGCACCGGTGGTGCGCGTGGTGCGCGACGCCACCGTCGACCTGTCGCGTCCCGACACCCTGCCCACCGAGCCCGCCGACCGCGACCGCCTGCTCGACCTCGGCACGCGCTACAACGCCGAGAGCCCGGTCCAGCGGCTGATCAAGGCCATGGCCGCACCGCGGGGGTGA
- a CDS encoding M24 family metallopeptidase yields the protein MSSHTHARFAADVYADRLERAVESMRAAHLDALLITPGPDLRYLVGSAAQSFERLTCLVITSDGATPSVVIPKLELAALADSAVGELGLRVLDWVDGVDPYQLVRSTLHAGSRVAVADAMPALHLIPLAASFSGLPVSATPVLRELRMIKDAAEIEALRRAGAAIDRVHARMGEFLQVGRTEAEVGADIAAALVEEGHLEADFVIVGSGPHGADPHHGVSQRRIERGDVVVIDIGGPVEPGYFSDCTRTYSMGEPASEIAARFAELERAQAAAVAAVRPGVTAESVDAAARNLLTEAGFGDAFVHRTGHGIGLSVHEEPYIVAGNDLPLRPGMAFSIEPGIYFRGEWGARIEDIVVVTEDGCESMNNRPHGLTVL from the coding sequence ATGAGTTCGCACACGCACGCCAGGTTCGCCGCGGATGTCTACGCCGACCGGTTGGAGCGGGCCGTGGAGTCGATGCGCGCCGCGCACCTCGACGCCCTGCTCATCACCCCCGGCCCCGATCTGCGCTACCTCGTCGGTTCGGCCGCCCAGTCCTTCGAACGGCTGACCTGCCTGGTGATCACCTCCGACGGCGCCACCCCGTCGGTGGTGATCCCGAAGCTGGAGCTGGCCGCGCTGGCCGATTCGGCGGTGGGCGAGCTGGGCCTGCGGGTGCTGGACTGGGTCGATGGTGTGGACCCCTATCAGCTGGTGCGGTCGACCCTGCACGCCGGGTCCCGCGTAGCGGTGGCCGACGCGATGCCCGCGCTGCACCTGATCCCGCTGGCGGCCTCGTTCAGCGGCCTGCCGGTCTCGGCGACGCCGGTGCTGCGGGAGCTGCGGATGATCAAGGACGCCGCCGAGATCGAGGCGTTACGCCGGGCGGGCGCCGCCATCGACCGCGTGCACGCCAGGATGGGGGAGTTCCTCCAGGTCGGCCGCACCGAGGCGGAGGTGGGCGCCGACATCGCGGCCGCGCTCGTCGAGGAGGGGCATCTGGAGGCCGATTTCGTCATCGTCGGCAGCGGCCCGCACGGCGCCGACCCGCACCACGGGGTGTCCCAGCGGCGGATCGAGCGCGGTGACGTGGTGGTGATCGATATCGGCGGCCCGGTGGAGCCCGGCTACTTCTCCGACTGCACCCGCACCTATTCGATGGGCGAACCCGCCTCCGAGATCGCGGCCCGGTTCGCCGAGCTCGAGCGTGCCCAGGCCGCGGCGGTGGCCGCGGTCCGGCCCGGCGTCACCGCCGAGTCGGTGGACGCGGCCGCGCGGAACCTGTTGACCGAGGCCGGTTTCGGTGACGCGTTCGTGCACCGCACCGGGCACGGCATCGGGCTGTCGGTGCACGAGGAGCCCTACATCGTGGCGGGCAACGACCTGCCGCTGCGCCCGGGCATGGCGTTCAGCATCGAACCGGGCATCTACTTCCGCGGGGAGTGGGGTGCCCGGATCGAGGACATCGTGGTGGTCACCGAGGACGGCTGCGAGTCGATGAACAACCGCCCGCACGGGCTCACGGTGCTCTGA
- a CDS encoding PPOX class F420-dependent oxidoreductase, whose amino-acid sequence MPTTTAELTPAATAFVAERHLATLTTLRADGTPHVVAVGFTWDPEAGIARIITNDGSVKVRNVRRSGYAAVSQVDGARWLTLEGPATVLDDPDSVADAEHRYAGRYRVPRENPTRVVIAIRVAKVLSSSTLR is encoded by the coding sequence ATGCCGACCACCACCGCCGAACTGACGCCCGCCGCCACCGCATTCGTCGCCGAGCGGCACCTGGCCACCCTCACCACGCTGCGGGCCGACGGCACCCCGCACGTGGTCGCCGTCGGATTCACCTGGGACCCCGAGGCCGGGATCGCCCGGATCATCACCAACGACGGCTCGGTGAAGGTGCGCAACGTGCGCCGCTCCGGCTACGCGGCCGTCAGCCAGGTCGACGGCGCGCGCTGGCTCACCCTCGAGGGCCCGGCCACCGTCCTGGACGACCCGGACAGCGTCGCCGACGCCGAACACCGCTACGCGGGCCGCTACCGGGTGCCGCGGGAGAACCCGACCCGCGTCGTCATCGCGATCCGGGTAGCCAAGGTGCTGTCGTCGAGCACGCTGCGCTGA
- a CDS encoding SDR family NAD(P)-dependent oxidoreductase, whose product MGSREIDAGAVLLLGGRSEMGVRIAQRLAPGRTVILAARRSGELAEESAAVRAAGAGAVHTVEFDADDTASHPALLEKIAAEHGPLGVVVLAFGVLGDQARAEHDPAHALAVVHTDYLAQVSVLTTVATLLRAQGSGQIVVFSSVAGVRVRRANYVYGSAKAGLDGFACGLGDALHGSGVHLLLVRPGFVIGRMTEGMDPAPFSSTPDQVAEAVERGLRRRAETVWVPRVLAPVFFGMRLLPRFVWRRMPR is encoded by the coding sequence ATGGGATCGCGAGAGATCGACGCGGGCGCGGTGCTGCTGCTCGGTGGACGCAGTGAGATGGGTGTGCGGATCGCGCAGCGGCTGGCCCCGGGGCGGACGGTGATTCTGGCGGCGCGGCGCAGCGGCGAGCTGGCCGAGGAGAGCGCCGCGGTGCGTGCGGCCGGGGCCGGCGCGGTGCACACCGTCGAATTCGATGCCGACGACACCGCGAGCCACCCGGCCCTGCTGGAGAAGATCGCCGCCGAACACGGCCCGCTCGGGGTGGTGGTGCTGGCCTTCGGTGTCCTGGGCGACCAGGCCCGCGCCGAACACGACCCCGCGCACGCGCTGGCGGTCGTGCACACCGACTATCTCGCCCAGGTCAGCGTGCTCACCACCGTCGCGACCCTGCTGCGCGCTCAGGGCAGCGGGCAGATCGTGGTGTTCAGCTCGGTGGCGGGGGTGCGGGTGCGCCGCGCCAACTACGTCTACGGCTCGGCCAAGGCGGGCCTGGACGGCTTCGCCTGCGGCCTCGGGGACGCCCTGCACGGCAGCGGCGTGCACCTGCTGCTGGTGCGGCCCGGTTTCGTGATCGGCCGGATGACCGAGGGCATGGACCCGGCGCCGTTCTCCAGCACCCCCGATCAGGTGGCCGAGGCGGTCGAGCGCGGCCTGCGCCGGCGCGCGGAGACGGTGTGGGTGCCGCGGGTGCTCGCGCCGGTGTTCTTCGGGATGCGGCTGCTGCCGCGGTTCGTCTGGCGGCGGATGCCGCGATGA
- a CDS encoding bifunctional cobalt-precorrin-7 (C(5))-methyltransferase/cobalt-precorrin-6B (C(15))-methyltransferase has translation MRGERTAVSGWPGRPIAVVGIGADGWAGLGAAARAALAEAEVVFGSARQLALLPVDCPAQRRAWPAPLLPALRELLLACADRRVGVLASGDPMFFGIGVTLARMFGADALRVLPQPSSASLACARLGWPLAEVPVVSVVGRPQAGVLPELSDGRRLLVLSADETTPAALAHLLRANGFGGSRLTVLEQLGGPDERIVTGTAADWPRRSGDPLNIVAIECAADPAAVRLTRTPGLPDASFGGDGQLTKAEVRALTLAALAPAPGELLWDIGGGSGSIAIEWCRTHPACRAVTFERLDRRREQIGRNAEALGVPQVVVRGEVMAELAADPGAAPDAIFVGGGLTQDGLLDTCWDRLRPGGRLVANAVTAETEALLVDSAARRGGALRKFQIYRAEPLGGFTAWRPQLPVAQWSVVKA, from the coding sequence ATGCGGGGGGAGCGGACGGCGGTGAGCGGGTGGCCGGGACGCCCCATCGCGGTCGTCGGGATCGGCGCGGACGGCTGGGCCGGGCTCGGGGCGGCCGCGCGCGCCGCGCTCGCCGAGGCCGAGGTCGTGTTCGGGTCGGCCCGGCAGCTGGCCCTGCTGCCCGTGGACTGCCCGGCGCAGCGCCGGGCCTGGCCCGCGCCGCTGCTGCCCGCGCTGCGTGAGCTGTTGCTCGCCTGTGCGGACCGGCGGGTGGGCGTGCTGGCCTCCGGCGATCCGATGTTCTTCGGCATCGGGGTGACGTTGGCGCGGATGTTCGGCGCCGACGCGCTGCGGGTGCTGCCGCAACCGTCGTCGGCGTCGTTGGCGTGCGCGCGCCTGGGCTGGCCGCTGGCCGAGGTGCCGGTGGTGAGCGTCGTGGGGCGGCCGCAGGCGGGTGTGCTGCCGGAGTTGAGCGACGGGCGACGCCTGCTGGTGCTCAGCGCCGACGAGACGACCCCGGCGGCGCTCGCGCATCTGTTGCGCGCCAACGGTTTCGGCGGATCCCGGCTGACCGTGCTCGAACAACTCGGCGGCCCGGACGAACGCATCGTCACCGGCACGGCGGCCGACTGGCCGCGCCGCAGCGGCGATCCGCTCAACATCGTCGCGATCGAGTGCGCCGCCGACCCCGCCGCCGTGCGGCTGACCCGCACGCCCGGCCTGCCCGACGCGAGTTTCGGCGGCGACGGCCAGCTCACGAAGGCCGAGGTCCGCGCGCTCACCCTCGCGGCCCTCGCACCCGCCCCCGGGGAACTGTTGTGGGACATCGGCGGCGGCTCCGGCAGCATCGCGATCGAGTGGTGCCGCACCCACCCCGCCTGCCGGGCGGTCACCTTCGAACGGCTGGACCGCCGCCGCGAGCAGATCGGGCGCAACGCCGAGGCCCTCGGCGTGCCGCAGGTGGTGGTGCGCGGTGAGGTGATGGCCGAACTCGCCGCCGATCCCGGAGCGGCGCCCGACGCGATCTTCGTCGGCGGCGGCCTCACCCAGGACGGTCTGCTCGATACTTGCTGGGATCGGCTGCGTCCCGGCGGCCGGCTCGTCGCCAACGCCGTCACCGCCGAAACCGAGGCGTTGCTGGTCGATTCGGCCGCGCGCCGCGGCGGTGCGTTGCGCAAGTTCCAGATCTATCGCGCCGAGCCGCTCGGCGGTTTCACCGCCTGGCGCCCGCAGCTGCCGGTCGCGCAGTGGTCGGTGGTGAAAGCGTGA
- a CDS encoding cobalt-precorrin-6A reductase, giving the protein MAQLASGERGLELVSSLAGRVRDPLLPAGTVRVGGFGGADGLREWLRDNAIDVVVDATHPFAAVIGAHAAAATTATGIPLLRLERPAWSARPGDRWAHVPDLGSAALALPGLGARVFLTIGRQGVHAFAALADPWFLIRAIDPPAPPLPPRHELILARGPFTVEAETALMAERRVDVLVTKNSGGAQTAAKLDAARALGLPVLVIDRPAPAPATAVVATPDQALAWLRTRAAG; this is encoded by the coding sequence CTGGCCCAGCTCGCCTCCGGCGAGCGGGGACTCGAGCTCGTGTCCTCGCTCGCCGGGCGGGTCCGCGACCCGCTGCTGCCCGCGGGCACGGTGCGAGTGGGCGGTTTCGGCGGCGCCGACGGGCTGCGGGAGTGGTTGCGCGACAACGCGATCGACGTCGTCGTCGATGCCACGCACCCGTTCGCCGCCGTGATCGGTGCCCATGCCGCTGCCGCCACCACCGCCACCGGCATCCCGCTGCTGCGGCTCGAGCGCCCGGCCTGGTCCGCGCGGCCCGGCGACCGCTGGGCGCACGTGCCCGATCTGGGCTCCGCCGCCCTGGCGTTGCCCGGGCTCGGCGCCCGGGTCTTCCTCACCATCGGCCGTCAGGGCGTGCACGCCTTCGCCGCTCTCGCCGATCCGTGGTTCCTCATCCGCGCCATCGATCCCCCGGCGCCCCCGCTGCCGCCCCGGCACGAGCTGATCCTGGCCAGGGGCCCGTTCACGGTCGAAGCGGAAACCGCGCTCATGGCCGAGCGGCGCGTCGACGTCCTGGTCACCAAGAACAGCGGCGGCGCACAGACCGCGGCGAAGCTCGACGCCGCCCGTGCGCTGGGCCTGCCGGTCCTCGTGATCGACCGGCCCGCGCCCGCGCCCGCGACCGCCGTGGTCGCCACGCCGGACCAGGCGCTGGCCTGGCTGCGTACCCGCGCGGCCGGCTGA
- a CDS encoding PadR family transcriptional regulator has translation MSGRKARAVTANGRKPLNSTAASLLGFLHEGPMSGWDLVTVAQERIGDFWTITQSQVYRELAAMAEAGLVEKGEAGARDRTPYHLTEAGRAAFLEWVVRDPGAETIRVPLLLTMHFGRHVDPERLAVIIAANREIHQARLNRYLAEECAGMPPHQRATLEFGIGYERAVLAWFDRLPELLGT, from the coding sequence ATGTCGGGGCGAAAGGCACGCGCCGTGACGGCGAACGGACGCAAACCGCTCAACTCCACCGCCGCCTCACTCCTCGGCTTTCTGCACGAGGGCCCGATGTCGGGCTGGGACCTGGTGACGGTGGCGCAGGAACGGATCGGCGATTTCTGGACCATCACGCAGAGCCAGGTCTACCGGGAACTCGCCGCGATGGCCGAGGCCGGGCTGGTGGAGAAGGGCGAGGCGGGCGCGCGGGACCGCACGCCCTACCACCTCACCGAGGCGGGCCGGGCCGCCTTCCTGGAATGGGTGGTGCGCGACCCCGGTGCCGAGACGATCCGGGTGCCGCTGTTGCTGACCATGCACTTCGGCCGCCACGTCGACCCCGAGCGCCTGGCCGTCATCATCGCCGCCAACCGCGAGATCCACCAGGCCCGGCTGAACCGCTATCTCGCCGAGGAGTGCGCCGGCATGCCACCGCACCAACGCGCCACCCTCGAATTCGGCATCGGGTACGAGCGGGCGGTGCTCGCCTGGTTCGACCGCCTGCCCGAATTGCTCGGCACCTGA
- a CDS encoding precorrin-2 C(20)-methyltransferase has product MSTNGHAPGKLWGVGLGPGDPELVTVKAARVIAAADVIAFHSARHGRSISRGIAAPYMRPGQLEEHLIYPVTTETTDHPGGYQGAIDEFYAEAAERLATHLAAGRSVALLAAGDPLFYSSYMHMHRRLADRFEAEIIPGITSVSAASAALGTPLVEGEQVLTVLPGTMPVDELTRRLRDTDAAAIMKLGRTYPGVRQALSEAGRLDDAYYVERASSDRERVLRAGEVDDADVPYFSITLVPGPRPTTPLPRVDAGPRAASARREDAPAEPATLPDSAPSSPTVGEVVVVGLGPGNPEWTTPEVREALAAATDLVGYTTYIDRVPHRPGQRRHASDNRVESERAAMALDLALRGARVAVVSSGDPGVFAMAAAVLEESADPRWRAVPVRVLPGLTAANAVASRVGAPLGHDYAMISLSDRLKPWDVVAKRLAAVAAADMAIAIYNPASSQRTWQVGAMRELLLEHRTPDTPVVIGRDVGGPTERVRVVTLADLDPAEVDMRTLLIIGASTTATVDSAHGTRVYTSRRYADHVANPIG; this is encoded by the coding sequence ATGAGCACGAACGGGCACGCCCCGGGCAAGCTGTGGGGCGTCGGGCTCGGACCGGGCGATCCCGAATTGGTGACGGTCAAGGCGGCGCGGGTGATCGCCGCCGCCGACGTGATCGCCTTCCACAGCGCCCGGCACGGACGCAGCATCTCCCGCGGCATCGCCGCGCCGTACATGCGGCCGGGCCAGCTGGAGGAGCACCTGATCTATCCGGTCACCACCGAGACCACCGACCACCCCGGCGGCTATCAGGGCGCGATCGACGAGTTCTACGCCGAGGCCGCCGAACGGCTCGCCACCCACCTGGCCGCGGGCCGCTCCGTCGCCCTGCTGGCGGCCGGTGACCCGCTGTTCTACAGCTCCTACATGCACATGCACCGCAGGCTCGCGGACCGGTTCGAGGCCGAGATCATTCCCGGCATCACCTCGGTGAGCGCGGCCTCGGCCGCGCTGGGGACGCCGCTGGTGGAGGGCGAGCAGGTGCTCACCGTGCTGCCCGGCACCATGCCCGTCGACGAGCTCACCCGCCGCCTGCGCGACACCGACGCCGCCGCCATCATGAAACTCGGGCGCACCTATCCCGGTGTGCGCCAGGCACTTTCCGAGGCAGGCCGGCTCGACGACGCCTACTACGTGGAGCGGGCGAGCAGCGACCGGGAGCGCGTGCTGCGCGCGGGCGAGGTGGACGACGCGGACGTGCCGTACTTCTCCATCACCCTCGTGCCCGGCCCGCGCCCGACGACACCGTTGCCGCGCGTGGACGCCGGACCGCGCGCCGCGTCCGCCCGCCGCGAGGACGCCCCGGCCGAGCCCGCCACCCTTCCGGACTCCGCCCCGTCGTCGCCCACCGTCGGCGAGGTCGTCGTGGTCGGTCTCGGCCCGGGCAACCCCGAATGGACCACCCCCGAGGTCCGCGAGGCCTTGGCGGCCGCGACCGATCTCGTCGGCTACACCACCTACATCGATCGCGTCCCGCATCGCCCCGGCCAGCGCAGGCACGCCAGCGACAACCGCGTCGAATCCGAGCGCGCCGCGATGGCACTCGATCTCGCGCTGCGCGGGGCGAGGGTGGCCGTGGTCTCCTCCGGCGACCCGGGCGTCTTCGCGATGGCGGCCGCCGTGCTGGAGGAATCCGCGGATCCGCGCTGGCGGGCGGTGCCGGTGCGGGTGCTGCCCGGCCTCACCGCGGCGAACGCGGTGGCCAGCCGGGTCGGTGCACCGCTGGGCCACGACTACGCGATGATCTCGCTGTCGGACCGGCTCAAGCCCTGGGACGTGGTCGCCAAGCGCCTGGCCGCGGTGGCCGCCGCCGACATGGCGATCGCGATCTACAACCCGGCGTCCTCGCAACGCACCTGGCAGGTGGGCGCGATGCGCGAGCTGCTGCTCGAACACCGCACGCCGGACACCCCGGTGGTGATCGGCCGGGACGTGGGCGGGCCGACCGAGCGGGTGCGCGTCGTCACCCTGGCCGACTTGGATCCGGCCGAGGTCGACATGCGGACACTGCTCATCATCGGCGCCTCGACCACGGCCACGGTCGACTCCGCCCACGGCACCCGCGTCTACACCTCGCGCCGGTACGCCGACCACGTCGCGAACCCGATCGGCTAA
- a CDS encoding precorrin-8X methylmutase, translated as MSDVRASYLTDGAEIYRRSFATIRAEADLSGFPADVARVAVRMIHGCGQVDLAGDIAYSPGVVAAARAALRAGAPILCDANMVAAGVTRRRLPADNEVICLLRDPRVPELAARLGTTRSAAALELWRDRLAGAVVAVGNAPTALFHLLDMLDAGAPRPAAVLGIPVGFVGAAESKQALIEHGGVEYLTVRGRRGGSAITASALNAIASDEE; from the coding sequence ATGTCCGACGTGCGCGCCAGTTACCTCACCGACGGGGCCGAGATCTATCGGCGCTCGTTCGCGACCATCCGCGCGGAGGCCGACCTGAGCGGCTTCCCCGCGGACGTCGCGCGGGTGGCGGTGCGGATGATCCACGGGTGCGGGCAGGTCGACCTGGCCGGTGACATCGCCTACTCCCCCGGCGTGGTGGCCGCGGCGCGGGCGGCCTTGCGGGCGGGCGCACCGATCCTCTGCGATGCGAACATGGTCGCCGCCGGTGTCACGCGACGGCGGCTGCCCGCCGACAACGAGGTGATCTGCCTGCTGCGCGATCCCCGGGTGCCGGAGCTGGCCGCGCGACTGGGCACCACGAGGTCGGCGGCGGCGCTGGAACTCTGGCGGGACCGGCTCGCGGGCGCCGTGGTCGCCGTCGGCAACGCCCCGACGGCACTGTTCCACCTGCTCGACATGCTCGACGCGGGCGCGCCGCGACCGGCCGCGGTGCTGGGCATCCCGGTCGGCTTCGTCGGCGCCGCCGAGTCCAAGCAGGCGCTGATCGAGCACGGCGGCGTCGAGTACCTCACCGTGCGCGGCAGGCGCGGCGGCAGCGCCATCACCGCCTCCGCGCTGAATGCGATTGCGAGCGACGAGGAATGA
- a CDS encoding helix-turn-helix transcriptional regulator has translation MTDDSAIGAVAALDDELRRGMFRFIRRMRRPVTRDEAAAEVGISRKLAAFHLDKLVDAGLLRARYESPGGVRRVGRAPKVYEPAETEVQVSIPERRYEVLAEILMGAVLDEGSGERARDAAMRVAARHGTELGERERARVRPGRLGPERALTLVQELLAAQGFEPSRDGAGEVRLRNCPFHPLARREPELVCGLNHAYCAGMLAGLAADSVEAVLAPRAGECCVALRAVDS, from the coding sequence ATGACCGATGACTCGGCGATCGGCGCCGTCGCCGCACTCGACGACGAGCTGCGCCGCGGGATGTTCCGCTTCATCCGCCGGATGCGCAGGCCGGTGACGCGCGACGAGGCCGCCGCCGAAGTCGGCATCTCCCGCAAGCTCGCGGCGTTCCATCTCGACAAGCTCGTCGACGCGGGCCTGTTGCGGGCCCGCTACGAATCCCCCGGTGGCGTCCGGCGGGTGGGCCGCGCCCCGAAGGTGTACGAACCGGCCGAGACCGAGGTGCAGGTCAGCATCCCCGAGCGGCGATACGAGGTGCTCGCGGAGATCCTGATGGGCGCCGTGCTGGACGAGGGTTCCGGCGAGCGCGCGCGGGACGCGGCGATGCGGGTCGCGGCCAGGCACGGCACCGAACTCGGTGAGCGCGAACGTGCCCGGGTACGGCCCGGCAGGCTCGGCCCCGAGCGTGCGCTCACGCTGGTGCAGGAACTCCTCGCCGCGCAGGGGTTCGAGCCGAGCCGCGACGGTGCCGGCGAGGTCCGCCTGCGCAATTGCCCGTTCCACCCGCTCGCGCGGCGCGAACCCGAGCTGGTGTGCGGGCTCAACCACGCCTACTGTGCCGGAATGCTCGCCGGACTGGCGGCCGACTCGGTCGAGGCCGTGCTCGCGCCCCGCGCCGGAGAGTGTTGCGTGGCACTGCGCGCGGTCGATTCCTGA
- a CDS encoding DUF2231 domain-containing protein, with amino-acid sequence MTSDMDRAKRPVSAALAGPYGHPFHPILVTVPIGAWIAASVFDLASHVVDAPDFLAQGASWLIAIGILGALAAAAVGLLDLAAIPTGTPAFRTALVHMSLNVAVVLAYAAGFLWRRSGDGPHGAVALGPLLLSLLGLLTVAVSGYLGGKLAYRYGVRVAEESVQATGFQH; translated from the coding sequence GTGACCAGCGACATGGATCGAGCCAAACGTCCGGTGAGCGCCGCCCTGGCCGGGCCCTACGGGCATCCGTTCCACCCGATCCTGGTGACCGTGCCGATCGGCGCCTGGATCGCGGCCTCGGTGTTCGACCTCGCCTCCCACGTGGTCGACGCCCCCGACTTCCTGGCGCAGGGCGCGTCCTGGCTCATCGCGATCGGCATCCTCGGCGCGCTCGCCGCCGCGGCGGTCGGACTGCTCGACCTGGCGGCGATTCCCACCGGCACACCGGCCTTCCGCACCGCCCTGGTGCACATGAGCCTCAACGTCGCCGTCGTGCTCGCCTACGCCGCCGGGTTCCTCTGGCGGCGCAGCGGCGACGGCCCGCACGGCGCCGTCGCGCTCGGCCCACTGCTGCTGAGCCTGCTCGGCCTGCTCACCGTCGCCGTGTCCGGGTATCTGGGCGGCAAACTCGCCTACCGCTACGGCGTGCGCGTGGCCGAGGAGTCCGTCCAGGCCACCGGTTTCCAGCACTGA